The following proteins are encoded in a genomic region of Oncorhynchus kisutch isolate 150728-3 linkage group LG6, Okis_V2, whole genome shotgun sequence:
- the LOC109883087 gene encoding transcription activator BRG1-like: MSNPDPPMGGTPRPGPSPGPSPGAMRGPSPSPGSAHSMMGPSPGPPASGHSHPQQGPSVYPQENMHQMHKPMEGMHEKGMSDDPCYGPMKSMGMRPGGGHIGMGPPPSPMDQHSQGYPSPLGSSEHSPNPVPANSPPPGPMMPSGPGVPMEGGDPQAMGQQSLGGVLSGGSVPGGVGPGGPTPFNQNLLHQLRAQIMAYKMLACSQPLPDHLQMAVQGKRPMPGMQQQPGMPNMPPSSGPGEGPGQPPANYNRPLGMVGPNMPPPGPSGVPPGMQGQPTNVPPKQGPMVNAAVPSSAPQKLIPPQPTGRPSPAPPSPQPPPMVLHQKQNRITPIQKPHGLDPVEILQEREYRLQARVLRHVASKNNLSSVPTLTTEFQTASGSNVSTRTVRRELHAS, from the exons ATGTCCAACCCGGACCCCCCCATGGGAGGGACGCCTCGGCCGGGCCCGTCTCCAGGCCCTTCTCCAGGAGCCATGAGGGGCCCCAGCCCTTCCCCAGGCTCTGCTCATAGCATGATGGGACCCAGCCCAGGTCCCCCAGCCTCTGGACACTCCCACCCACAACAGGGGCCCTCAGTATATCCTCAGGAGAATATGCATCAGATGCACAAA CCTATGGAAGGCATGCATGAGAAGGGCATGTCTGATGACCCTTGCTATGGACCAATGAAGAGCATGGGCATGAGACCAGGTGGAGGCCACATTGGAATGGGACCCCCTCCTAGCCCCAtggatcaacattcacaag GCTACCCCTCTCCACTGGGGAGTTCTGAGCACTCTCCCAACCCTGTGCCAGCCAACAGCCCTCCCCCCGGCCCCATGATGCCCTCTGGCCCAGGTGTCCCCATGGAGGGTGGTGACCCCCAGGCCATGGGCCAGCAGAGCCTCGGTGGTGTCCTGAGTGGTGGTTCTGTGCCAGGCGGTGTTGGGCCTGGTGGACCCACCCCCTTCAACCAAAACCTGCTGCACCAGCTCAGGGCCCAGATCATGGCCTACAAGATGCTGGCTTGCAGCCAGCCCCTGCCAGACCACCTGCAGATGGCTGTGCAGGGCAAGAGGCCCATGCCAGGGATGCAGCAGCAGCCAGGGATGCCCAACATGCCCCCTTCCTCTGGGCCTGGAGAAGGGCCTGGACAGCCACCAGCAAACTACAACAGACCACTTG GAATGGTAGGCCCAAACATGCCTCCTCCAGGACCCTCAGGTGTTCCTCCTGGTATGCAGGGCCAGCCCACCAATGTACCCCCTAAACAAG GGCCCATGGTGAATGCTGCTGTTCCATCCAGTGCCCCCCAGAAGCTGATTCCCCCTCAGCCCACTGGCAGACCCTCCCctgctcccccctccccccagcccCCACCCATGGTGCTGCACCAAAAACAGAACCGCATCACGCCCATCCAGAAGCCCCATGGCCTGGACCCAGTAGAGATCCTccaggagagagagtacaggctGCAGGCTCGAGTGCTGAGGCACGTAGCGagtaaaaataatctgtcctccgttccaacactcactaccgagtttcaaactgcctctggaagcaacgtcagcacaagaactgttcgtcgggagcttcatg cttcatga